A single region of the Amphiura filiformis chromosome 7, Afil_fr2py, whole genome shotgun sequence genome encodes:
- the LOC140156600 gene encoding tubulin beta-4B chain-like has translation MREIVHVQAGQCGNQIGAKFWEVICDEHGIDPTGTYHGDSDLQLERSNVYFNEASGGKYVPRAVLVDLEPGTMDSVRSGPYGQSFRPDNFVFGQSGAGNNWAKGHYTEGAELVDSVLDVIRKEAEGCDCLQGFQLTHSLGGGTGSGMGTLLISKIREEYPDRIMTTFSVVPSPKVSDTVVEPYNATLSVHQLVENTDETFCIDNEALYDICFRTLKLTTPTYGDLNHLVSATMSGVTTCLRFPGQLNADLRKLAVNMVPFPRLHFFVPGFAPLTSRGSQQYRALSVPELTQQLFDAKNMMAACDPRHGRYLTVAVIFRGRMSMKEVDEQMLNVQNKNSSYFVEWIPNNVKTAVCDIPPRGLKMSSTFIGNSTAIQELFKRISEQFTAMFRRKAFLHWYTGEGMDEMEFTEAESNMNDLVSEYQQYQEATAEDDGEYEEEEEEDEQQGYED, from the exons ATGCGTGAAATTGTACATGTGCAAGCAGGGCAATGTGGGAATCAGATCGGAGCTAAG TTCTGGGAAGTGATATGTGATGAACACGGCATCGATCCAACAGGTACCTACCATGGTGACTCTGATCTCCAACTGGAAAGGTCCAATGTTTACTTCAACGAAGCTTCAGGTGGCAAATATGTGCCTCGAGCAGTGCTCGTGGATCTGGAACCAGGGACCATGGACTCTGTCCGTTCTGGACCGTATGGTCAGTCTTTCCGGCCAGATAACTTCGTGTTTGGTCAAAGTGGAGCTGGGAATAACTGGGCTAAAGGTCATTATACTGAAGGAGCTGAATTGGTAGATTCTGTCCTTGATGTGATACGAAAAGAAGCCGAAGGATGCGATTGTCTTCAG GGATTCCAATTGACTCATTCTCTTGGAGGCGGTACAGGTTCTGGTATGGGTACTTTACTCATCAGCAAGATTCGTGAGGAATACCCAGACCGTATTATGACCACCTTCAGCGTCGTTCCATCTCCCAAAGTATCTGATACAGTTGTGGAGCCATACAATGCTACGCTGTCTGTCCATCAACTCGTAGAGAATACAGATGAAACCTTCTGCATTGATAACGAAGCTCTCTATGACATCTGCTTCCGTACATTGAAGTTAACTACACCCACTTATGGTGATCTCAACCACCTTGTGTCAGCCACCATGAGTGGAGTCACTACCTGTCTTAGGTTCCCAGGTCAGCTCAATGCCGATTTGCGTAAACTAGCTGTCAACATGGTCCCATTCCCGCGTTTGCATTTCTTTGTTCCAGGATTCGCACCCTTGACAAGTCGCGGTAGTCAGCAATATCGGGCTTTATCGGTACCTGAATTGACGCAGCAACTGTTTGACGCCAAGAATATGATGGCTGCGTGTGATCCGCGTCACGGGCGTTACCTGACGGTAGCTGTAATATTCCGTGGCAGAATGTCCATGAAAGAAGTTGATGAGCAAATGCTGAATGTTCAAAACAAGAACAGCAGTTACTTCGTGGAATGGATCCCCAACAACGTGAAGACCGCTGTCTGCGACATCCCGCCTCGTGGACTCAAAATGTCATCCACGTTTATTGGAAACAGCACAGCCATTCAAGAGCTCTTCAAACGCATCTCTGAGCAGTTTACCGCCATGTTCCGTCGTAAGGCTTTCTTGCATTGGTATACTGGTGAAGGCATGGATGAGATGGAGTTCACTGAGGCTGAGAGTAACATGAATGATCTGGTATCTGAGTATCAGCAGTATCAAGAAGCTACTGCGGAAGATGACGGCGaatatgaagaagaagaagaagaagacgaacaACAAGGGTATGAAGATTAA